CCGATAGTCTCAAGTTATCAATGTCTATTACATGCTTGGTGTTAGGAGCTAGCAATGTTTCCGTAGCAGCCTTCGTGACTGATATTTTCGCATGTTTTCTACTTTTACAAATTGCGTTTTTATAGCAACTTGTCAATCATgagtaattaaaatttttccataatGCGGAACGAAATATCAGATCGATTGAaaccagtggcgtagctggcattccatcagtgggggcgCCTAGGTGGGGCCAGATATTTTGTGGGGGCCAACGaaatttacacaaaactaatgtaccagttctgtaattagtaaaatatactattctcgaatgtatattatatccatgtgaatgaaggaaaataatggtattagcaattagtaaacctgtatttgaaatgataagggctcaattttcagttaattttcaactcttactgtatgcaaatgaatcaaatactgtaagggttaaagtttagctagaAAGGGAATTTCGACTGGGGGCCAGTGGGGGCGGCCCAAGGCCTCCCCCTAACCCCATAGTGACGCCACTGATTGAAACGATCAATCACAAGTATCTTTTAGACAAACACTACAACGGAAAATTGATTCATGGATTAACGACGGGAGAACTGGCCTTCTCCGTACGGGAAGTTCCACTATTGTATCCAAACTGATCTTGGCCCTGGGGATACATGAAAGGGAATCCATTGTAACCGTTATAGGGGTAAGGGTACATCGGATTGTACTGCTGCGGGTTGTAGCCTGTGTTACCTCCTGGACATGTGCAGCCATTCTGGAAGTACGTCCCAAATCCATTTCCAGGCTGGGACGGATATGAAGGGTAGTTGGGATACCCCTGGTACGTGGGCGGGTACATTGCCCCAGGGTTAATCCTGTCTCTGACGGAGGTACCATTGACGTCATCTCCTAGACTATTCATTTCTTTATCCGGTTCTCTCCTTGTTTGAGGATACCCTTGGTACATGGGCGGGTAAACTGGCACAGGGTTAAGCCTGTCCCTGAAGGTTCCATTGTTCTCCTCTGGATTGTCACCACCTCCGAGTCTGTTCGCATCTTTATTAGGTTCGCTCTTTGCTTCAGGAGACGTTGCTTCGGATTCCCCAACGAAGGTTCCACTGAGCAGGCAGAGGAACAGCAGGTAGGAGATGAAACTCATTTTCTGTAAGAAGAGAGAACAAGAAGAATCCAGATTACAAGGATATTAAGGAACAATATCAGTACTACAAACGTGCACGTTTTTTCTTGCATTGCATGTGTTGATATTGCAGACTAGAACAGGAGCTGTCCATATATCATCaacaaaagttttggaaaatgaCGAAGAAGTTTTGAACAATCATTTAACTTGCAATCGATAACTGTATGGCTCAAGAAGGTGGAAAGGTAGTTAAATTTCAGGTGCCGACATTTCACGTATACTCCTTGCTCTTAGACagtaattgttattgataaacaATGCAGTGCCAGCTAGTGTTTAAATTCCTTTCCTTCAAAAAATTTGCTCGCATCCAAGTGTAGTCTTTCTTTTTCTAGCCTACTGTTTCTCTCACTTCTATTGCCTTAGTCATTCAAGGCTTTAAAGTCTGCTAAATAGTCGTTTTTTCTAAACGCTTGAAATCTGAGATACTTCCACAACGCAAAACCGATTAATGATCTATTCTACTTGACCTATCGGCTACTTTCCCTGGTTACCCTGTTACGGAATTTGTTCAGGAGGTTCATCATGCTTTTTTGAAAGGGTCTGACATAAGTTCTTGTTCTGAGTTACTGCATTTGTCCCTTTACTATCTCCAAGCGATTCCTAAAGCATGTTCTCTCCCCATCCTTTTGACGCCCTTCAAAGCTAGTCTTGTCCATCTCAATCATAAGTAATTTATTCACCGCACTGCAAATCGCCCTCCTGTCCTTCTTAGCCCTCTTCCTTCTTAGCCCTCTTCCCTCTTAGCTCTCTTCCTTCTTAGCCTTCTTCATAAGCTCTGTCTTAATCTTGTATCATTTTTTTACTGATGCCATTACTGCAGATATAGCTGGATTTCATGAAAAGTTCGCTTCagtgtttccaaaaaaaaaaactttctaattttGCCTAACTGTCGTACGATCTTTCCGTTGTCTCAGCAATGTATGAGAATCTGGAAATTTAACGCTATCCATATCCACATCGCTAAGTCAGTACTTGTAAACTAATGAATCAAATCCTTCCTTTGTCGCATCAGAGACCTAGGTTTGCTTCAGACTTGTATCCACTTCAGTTTTGTTACCAAGATCCTGGCTCATTAGACACATGAGGTTATATCTTTCTGTATATACCGTGTGGAAGTTTTGAATTAGGGAGTAAGCTTGTCGCATCAGTTTTTCGTAAACGTTCGTAAAATATGGGAAAATGTCTGAATTTTAATcgtttaaaatgaacaaatacataaaaaaaatacaacaacggGGAAGTATTCGGCTACTTATGTGCGAAAGTGAATATTGTAAAAGGAGCGACTGATTACGGATTTAATTTTCCTGCcaagaataaaattttgtaatctaatttataatttctatttctACAGATGTACTGAGAATGTTCTAAAGAGTAATAAAAGGATGAAAGAAATTaagtataaaatgaaaggaaCAGCGCCTTTTGTCTATTCGAATTGTCCAACGATAAACAACTTGTAAGAACCGTGCCTCTGCAACTGTGCTGTTTTTCTTCGGAAGCCTTTACAACACGCTTCCTAACAGGATTCTTGGAAACTTAACTCCGCCAACATATTAACTCTTGCaaatattttcagcttttcattggCGCCAGAGAACAAATTCTGCTTGCATGCAACGGGAATGTCCATACGAGTATCATGAGcttacagaaacaagtaaaaatgcgccaaagtttcttcggcgcaatcgagttttccgtacagcgtataatcaaggaaaccgaaaatacatctatctttcggtggtctcggtataatgctgtatgagccgcagcccatgaaactttaaccacggcccgtggtgacctgtcctataacgttgccagatgcacgattatggctaactttaaccttaaataaaataataagtaccgaggctagagggctgcaatttggcatgtttgatgattggagggtggatgatcaacacaccaatttgcagtcccctagtcccagtagtttttaatatctatgggcggacagaaaaagtgcggacggacagacaaagccggcacaatagttttcttttacagaaaactaaaagggcctTTAGtggtaacaaaataaagaaatgggtCTTTATCATTCGCAGCTCTTCCGCCTTCcttaattttcctcttcctttctcataCTTCACCCCTCTCTGAATCAGACAACTGGCTCTATTCTACATTATTCTATCAAATGATGCAAAATTCGTTTTGGGTGGGTGGTCAGAGATTACAAGTCCATAAATGTCACTTGTGGGACGCCAATATATTAGGACCTGCGCTGGCAAAAAGCTAGCTTAATTTCCTTCTGCCAGCCAGTGCAAAAATATTGAATGCGTAATGCAGTTAAGTGCAATTAgttgttattaattaatatatatatatatatatatatatatatatatatatatatatatatatatatatatatatatatatatatatatatataatcttacgaAATGCAATATAATCACTCAAAACATGGAAAAGCAACATACAAAAAGCACTAAATGAGAGGAAAAACGTCTTTATCaaagtattttcattcatttacggAATACAAATTAGAAGACGGGTATACTATGTATATCCCAaaagcgcttctctctctctctctctctctctctctctctctctctctctctctctctctctctctctctctctctctctctcttcttttttgagGGAGTAGAGGGGGAGCTGGGGGTCAGGGACTTATATTCGAGAGATTAAAAGATAGTTTATGGAGCATAAACGCAAGTCAGGGTCACTATAGCACCTTTTCCGGCATATCTTAAAATCTTACTGTCAAACTTTGGTACAAGTAGTGAAAGTTTGAGGCGAAGCAGGGAGTTATACGTGACACTGCCTCAATGAAATACCTGGCCTTCGATTGTCATCAATATTGGTTACTTCGTGCAAAGTTTGTTTGGGGAGATGCTATAAGATGACAAGAATCTTCCGAATGGAAGACATTGTTCATCACTAAGTATCAAGGAAACGGAAAGTAATGAGGGAATTGGTCTAGTCCAGCCTAGTTGAGGACGTCTTTCCAGAGACGAATCATTTCAAGGTAAccaaaccacactttacattactcttactaatagttaactttctaaactattccctaccattgttagctagctaactgccctcattcttctttcgCCCATCTTacctcacctaaaaaaaaaaaaattgaagatattTACGTAGGCTACTAATACCTTAACATTCAGTTAAGGCTCtaaatgatgaagagagagagagagagagagagagattcacaaaactaaatggatTCAGCCTTACCTCGCTACAGTGCAGGAGAGCCTCTGAAGTGACACCGTTCTTGTGCGTTGCTGGTCAGCTACTGTAGCTCAGGCCTGTTGTCTACCGGTTAATTCGCAACTACAGGATGATATGGcctttgtttcatttaatttgtaGCTAGAGAATCATTTACTTTGTTAAACAATACGCGGAACAATAGAGAGTTTCTTTCAACAGTAATGCGTGTTTGGGGGAATAACCCGTTAGAACCAGTGCATCATTGTTGTGTGTCGCATTCGGCGAAACGATTCCCGGTCTTATTCCTTTTTGTTTCGTATTGTTCCACAAATGTATTTATGCGTTACGTAGATCACAGTTAAGCGGATATTCGCGTCCTACTACGCCcctggaaaaaacaaataaagctcGGCGGAAGTTACAACAGTATTATAATCAACTGAGATCatctgtattaatatatatatatatatatatatatatatatatatatatatatatatatatatgtatatgtgtgtgtgtgtgtgtgtgtgtgtagaatctactggtcacttttaccagacacacatgtaattctaatagccacttgactacgatggtgaggatgggtctattccagctctaataaatatatctgaaaacgacaggtatatgtatgtaagagagataacagacttttatccttctcgtggtcaggtcggcaacatcacctccttgtggttatggtgacgcgggttcgtttcccgcgaccggccatcaaagccttttcaatttcttgcatttggatcttacggctttgtcgttaaaaacatatccaaaaaagcgagaagaattcgagaagttaagatggcattgtggctattaaattatatatatatatatatatatatatatatatatatatatatatatatatatatatatatatatatatatatatatatatactgtatgtatatatattgaatatatattttaatatatatatatatatatatataatatatatatatatatatatatatatatatatatatatatatatatatatatttatatatattttatatatatatatatatatatatatatatatatatatatatatatatatactgtacatataatagccATAATTCCTCTttacttcttgaattcttcgctctttttggacacgcttgtcactacaaagccttaagatccaagtgcaagaaattgaagtgacgaaatcttcgcgctttttggatacgtgAAGAATCTgagagaagttaagaaggcattgtggctattacaattacatatgtatctggtaaaaagtgaccagtagaatctacatctatatatatatatatatatatatatatatatatatatatatatatatatatatatatatatatatatatttagataatatatacacatacatattatgtgtatatatatttatatatatacacatatatatatgcatatatatacatacatatctatatatatatatatatatatatatatatatatatatatatatatatatatatgtatgtatgtatgtatacacatacataaactgtatatatatatatatatatatatatatatatatatatatatatatatatatatatatatatatatatatatatatatatatatatatatatatatatatatatatatatatatatatatatatatatatatatatatatatatatatatatatatatatatatatatatatatatatatataaaacatcatataTCTGTAGGCTTCATAATAACTGTCAAACGGACATCCAGGAAAAGGCATTCAGTACATATAATCACAATTACCTGAGGCCGACGGCGTTTCTCAATGTCACAGTGCGCATTATCAAGGCTGAAATTTACACAATAAAATCACTtggaaacttaaaaaatatataaaaaattacatatatccatctgaaaagaaacgaagaaaacTTACCCAAACTGAGCAAAAGGTTAACTGAAACATCTAAAAAGCAAAGATgttaaggaatggaatatagaatttgggccaaaagaCAAAGCGCTGGGAccccgtgaggtcattcagcgctgaaatggaaatttgaaGTGGAAGGGTTTGAaaatgcaacaggaggaaaaccttgcagttgcactacgaagcaaATGTTGaaaggttggatagcaagatggaagaaatagaatatgaatggaggtacagtaaaaagaatgaaaggggttgtagccagggaccgaaggaacgctgcaatgaaccttaactaatgcctacagtgtaccgagtgaggtgcactggcagcactacccctctacggggtcaAAGATGTTAAGGAAAAGGTGAGGTTCCGACCTAACTGTAAACAAACTATCAATTAGGCGAACAGTAGTTTTCATAAGGATAGACTCTGAAGTAGTGAGTTCCTCTTCGTCTTGCGCAGACGCAACGATCTCATAATCTTTATAATCAATACGGGTCTTGCGATATAAAGAGTGATTTCGTGTGTCATCATGGAGGCAGTGTCAGCACTGGCTACGGGTAGTCCAGTTCCAAAGCTTCCGTCATACGCAGTCACTTTTTAGATTGCAAGACCAATATTGATTATAAAGATTATAAGATCATTGTATATACACAAGACGAAGAGGAACTCACTGCTTTAGAATCGATCCTTATAAAAACTACTATTCCCTCGTTAAACCCGAAGACAACCTCTACATAACTGTTTATCGCCTAATTGATagcttgttcatatttttatctgtacATACCTCAACTTTTCCTTACCCTCTTTGCTTGTTAGACGTTTTAGTTACTCTTTGACTCAGTTTGGGCAGGTCTTGTTAGTGTTTTTTAGTGGTATATAtgcaactttttatatatttttgtgaaaatttgataTTTAATAGAACTAAAAAGAATACATCGATGGGTTCTTACTTAAATAGTTATCAGCCGTTCTCACCGAGGAATTCAAACGGCTTCAGCAGCTTCAGGCATCGTCTCTGGGTGAGTTCAAGACGAAAACCTATTTATGAAGGACTTACGTTGGTCGACACAGTATACAGTAGTGACAATCAGTTGCGAAATTTCAGAATTAGCCAAATATGCATCAGTAATTCTAAAGgtcacaaaaatattcaaaaaatgcaacaaaatcattttattttgtcacGATTTTTGTACTGATTATCAGTCTAAAAGGGAATATCGGTTAGCGGGTAAATTTGGTGGCTGCTGTCTTTACAAGTGGTAACTTCTCGTCTTGAACCATAAGTCAATCATTTACACATAAGTGTTATGAAATAGCAGGAATAGTAGTTTGCCTCTATAAGATTAACATATTTGCCATGAATAACCCATATCGTTACGATTTCATTTAAGTaactacataattatataaatgtgtattatctaagttgggtcaaatgatggccacgtgccaaattttgtctagctCGGTCAAGCGGTTGCCACATAAGtgacaaagggaaggggaatggggatggggatatgggaaggggaagggcgtatgggtttgaaacctaccctatcatctagttgggtcaaatgatggatacgtgccagattttgtctagatcggtcaagcggttaccacataagttagaaagggaagggggatggggaggggcaaggtgggtatgggtttgaagccaaccctattatctaagttgggtcacgTGCCAAATTTGGCTAGTTCGGTCATGCGGTTCGGATTTCTTTATAGCATGAACATACAAAATCTGGCACGTatccatcatttgacccaactagataatagggtaggtttcaaacccatacgcccttccccttcccacatccccatccccattccccttccctttgtaacttatgtggcaacCGCTTGACCGagctagacaaaatttggcacgtggccatcacttgacccaacttagataatagggttggtttcaaacccgtacccccttcaccctcctcatcccccttcccccttccctttgtaacttatgtgaagttaagtataccttagttttaccagaccactgagctgattaacagctctccaagggctggcccgaaggattagacttattttacgtggctaagaaccaattggttacttagcaatgggacctacagcttattgtggaatccgaaccacattatagcaagaaatgaatttctatcaccagaaataaattcttctaattcatcattagccggctggagactcgaactcgggcctagcgagtgttagcccacaactctatcgacttgCCTAACGAGGAACGGTGTAACTTATGTGGCAACCGCTTGACCTATCTAAACAatatttggcacgtggccatcatttgaaccaacttagataatagggttggtctcaaacccgtaccccctacCCCCTCCGCATCCCCCgtctccctccccatccctcttccccccttccctttataACTTATGTGGCAACCGGTCAACCGATCTAGACAatatttggcacgtggccatcatttgacccaacttagataatagggttggtttcaaacccgtacccccttccccctcaacATCACCCgtctccctccccatccctcttcccccttccctttataacttatgtggcaaccgcttgaccgatctagacaatatttggcacgtggccatcatttgacccaacatacagtaaataatagggtaggtttcaaacatgtacccccttccccctccacatcccccatctccctccccatccctcttcccccttccctttgtaacttatgtggtaaccgcttcaCCGATCTAGACAATATtgggcacgtggccatcatttgacccaacttagataatacggttggtttcaaacccgtacccccttccccctccccatcccccttcccccttccccttggtaaccacttgaccgatctagacaataTTTGGCACGTggctatcatttgacccaacttaaataatagggtaggtttcaaacatgtacccccttccccctccccatccccttccccctccccaaccccttccccctccctttgtaacttatgtggtaaccgcttcaCCGATCTAGACAATATTGGGCacctggccatcatttgacccaacttagataatagggttgGTTTCAAACacgtacccccttccccctccccatccccttccccctcccgatccccttcccccttccctttgtaactcatGTGGTAACCGCTTCACCGATCTAGACAATATTTGGCTCATGGCCATCATTtggcccaacttagataataggattggtttcaaacccttaccccctttcccctcccaatcccccttccccctccccatcccctttgccccttccctttataacttatgtggcaaccgcttgaccgatctagacaatatttggcacgtggccatcatttaagCCAACTTAAATAATAGGGTTGGTTTcgaacccgtacccccttcccccttccctttgtaacccgcatgaccgatctagacaaaatttggcattccctatcatttgacccaacttaaataataGGGCAGGTTTCAAACATGTAcaaccttcccctccccatccccttccccctccccaacccctccccctccctttgtaacttatgtggtaactgcttcaCCGATCTAGACAATATTGGGTACGTGGagatcatttgacccaacttagataatagagttggtttcaaacccatacccccttcccatccccttccccatccccatccccttccccacagccctttgttggccgagttggttgagcttcagaccgtcattcgatgggccggagttatcccgccgccggctgatgaagagttagaggaatttatttctggtgatagaaattcatttctcgctataatgtggttcggattccacaataagctgtaggtcccgttttaagtaaccaactggttcttagccacgtaaaataagtgtaatccttcgggccagccctaggagagctgttaatcagctcagtggtctggtaaaactaagctatacttacttttaccatccccttcccccttccctttgtaacttgtgtggtaaccgcttgaccgatctagacaatctttggcacgtggccatcatttgacccaacttaaataatagggtaggtttcaaacatgtagccccttccccttccctatcccccttatcccctccccatccccttcccccttccctttgtaactcatgtggtgaccgcttgaccgatctagacaataTTTGGCTTGTGGCCATCATTTGGccaaacttagataatagggttggtttcaaacccttaccccctttcccctcccaatcacccttcccccttccatttgtaacttatgtggcaaccgcttgaccaatctagacaaaatctggcacgtggccatcatttgacccaccTTAAATactagggtaggtttcaaacccgtaccaccttccccttccccttcaccttccTCTACCcacttcccctcttccccttgtAGCCTAACTAatgtggtaaccgtttgaccgatctagacaaaatttcgcacgtggccatcatttgacccaacttagataatagggtaggtttttaaacccgtacccccttccccttctccttcccccatcaccattctccttccctttgtaacttatgtggcaaccgcttgactgatctagactaTATTttgcacgtggccatcatttgacccaacttagataatagggtaggtttcaaacccataccctctcccccttctccctcccccatccccattACCCTTCCCTTTGCAACTTATGTGGCAACCGCTTAATcgatctacacaaaatttggtacatggccgttatttgacccaacttagataattgGGTAGGTTTCTAAACCCGTACccacttccccttctccttcccccatccccattccccttccctttgtaacttatgtggtaaccgcctg
This DNA window, taken from Macrobrachium rosenbergii isolate ZJJX-2024 chromosome 4, ASM4041242v1, whole genome shotgun sequence, encodes the following:
- the LOC136832988 gene encoding uncharacterized protein, whose translation is MSFISYLLFLCLLSGTFVGESEATSPEAKSEPNKDANRLGGGDNPEENNGTFRDRLNPVPVYPPMYQGYPQTRREPDKEMNSLGDDVNGTSVRDRINPGAMYPPTYQGYPNYPSYPSQPGNGFGTYFQNGCTCPGGNTGYNPQQYNPMYPYPYNGYNGFPFMYPQGQDQFGYNSGTSRTEKASSPVVNP